In Synechococcus sp. Nb3U1, one DNA window encodes the following:
- a CDS encoding NAD(P)H-quinone oxidoreductase subunit H, with protein sequence MPMIETRADRMLLNFGPHHPSMHGVLRLLVTLDGENIVDCEPVIGYLHRGMEKIAENRTVVQYLPYVSRWDYGAGMFNEAITVNATEKLAGVSVPKRASYLRVILLELTRITNHLLWFGPFLADLGAQTPFLYAMREREWILDLFEAVTGMRLINNNYFRVGGVAVDLPYGWTEKCLDFCEYFLPKVDEYERLVTNNPIFRKRLEGVGVISKQDAINWGLSGPMLRGSGVNWDLRKVDHYECYDDFDWEVAVSPEGDCLSRYRVRMKEMRESCKIVQQAVRSLPGGPFENLEAKRMMEGPKSEWNKGDYQFISKKPSANFKIPKGETYVRVESAKGELGIYMVGDDNPCPWRWKIRPPGFINLQVLPQLIRGMKVADMIAILGSIDIIMGEVDR encoded by the coding sequence ATGCCCATGATCGAGACTCGTGCCGACCGGATGTTGCTTAACTTTGGGCCGCATCATCCCTCCATGCACGGGGTCTTGCGGTTGCTGGTTACCCTCGATGGCGAAAACATTGTCGATTGCGAACCTGTCATCGGCTACCTGCATCGGGGTATGGAGAAAATCGCCGAGAACCGGACGGTGGTGCAATATCTGCCCTATGTCTCCCGTTGGGACTACGGCGCAGGCATGTTCAACGAGGCGATCACCGTCAATGCCACCGAGAAACTGGCCGGGGTGAGTGTACCGAAGCGGGCTAGCTACCTGCGGGTTATCCTCTTAGAGCTGACTCGCATCACCAACCACCTGCTTTGGTTCGGCCCCTTTTTGGCGGATTTGGGCGCGCAAACGCCCTTTCTCTATGCAATGCGGGAACGGGAGTGGATTCTTGACCTATTTGAAGCCGTCACCGGCATGCGCCTGATCAACAACAACTATTTCCGAGTTGGCGGTGTGGCGGTGGATCTGCCCTACGGTTGGACAGAAAAATGTCTAGATTTTTGTGAGTATTTCCTGCCCAAGGTGGATGAGTACGAGCGGCTGGTCACTAACAACCCCATCTTCCGCAAGCGCCTGGAAGGGGTAGGGGTCATTTCCAAGCAAGATGCGATCAACTGGGGGCTGTCGGGCCCGATGCTACGGGGATCCGGCGTGAACTGGGATCTGCGCAAGGTGGATCACTACGAGTGCTACGACGACTTCGACTGGGAGGTAGCGGTTTCGCCGGAAGGGGACTGCCTCTCTCGCTACCGGGTACGCATGAAAGAAATGCGCGAGTCCTGCAAGATTGTGCAGCAGGCGGTGCGATCTCTGCCGGGTGGCCCGTTTGAAAACCTAGAAGCGAAGCGGATGATGGAGGGGCCCAAATCCGAGTGGAACAAGGGCGACTACCAGTTCATCAGCAAAAAGCCCTCCGCCAACTTCAAGATTCCTAAGGGGGAGACTTATGTGCGGGTAGAGAGTGCCAAGGGGGAGCTAGGCATTTATATGGTCGGGGATGACAATCCCTGCCCTTGGCGCTGGAAAATTCGCCCGCCCGGTTTTATCAATTTGCAGGTATTGCCGCAGCTGATCCGTGGGATGAAGGTGGCGGATATGATCGCGATTCTGGGCAGTATCGACATTATTATGGGCGAGGTGGATCGCTAA
- the ureG gene encoding urease accessory protein UreG: MSGEIVQPLQPVRVGIGGPVGSGKTALVEKLCLALRDRLSLAVVTNDIYTREDAEFLVRAKALETERIIGVETGGCPHTAIREDASLNLDAIQELERRFCGLDLILVESGGDNLAATFSPELVDACIYVIDVAEGDKIPRKGGPGITRSDLLVINKIDLAPYVGADLGVMERDARRMRGDKPFVFTNLRTGEGLEQIISWLEREVLFRSVAAGSPSFSLL; the protein is encoded by the coding sequence ATGTCGGGTGAAATTGTGCAGCCTTTACAGCCGGTGCGGGTTGGCATTGGGGGCCCAGTGGGATCCGGGAAAACTGCCCTGGTGGAAAAGCTCTGTTTGGCGCTGCGGGATCGCTTATCTTTGGCGGTGGTCACCAACGATATTTATACCCGCGAGGATGCCGAGTTTTTGGTGCGGGCCAAGGCTCTAGAAACAGAGCGGATCATTGGTGTGGAGACCGGCGGCTGTCCCCATACTGCCATTCGCGAGGATGCCTCTTTGAACCTAGATGCCATTCAGGAACTGGAGCGGCGCTTTTGCGGGCTGGATTTAATCCTGGTGGAATCGGGGGGAGACAATCTGGCGGCTACCTTTAGCCCAGAGCTGGTGGATGCCTGCATTTACGTCATTGACGTGGCCGAAGGAGACAAAATCCCCCGCAAGGGGGGGCCGGGGATTACCCGCTCGGATCTGCTGGTGATTAACAAAATTGATCTGGCTCCCTATGTGGGTGCAGACTTGGGGGTAATGGAACGGGATGCACGCCGGATGCGGGGAGATAAACCGTTTGTATTCACCAATTTGCGTACCGGGGAGGGACTGGAGCAGATCATAAGTTGGCTAGAGCGCGAAGTGTTGTTTCGCTCCGTCGCTGCTGGATCCCCTTCTTTTAGCCTGCTGTGA
- a CDS encoding transposase: MNLSQAFQNFFAGRAKYPNFKSKHHRQSVQFPQNVTVTSESAIKFPGSLGVVAAKIHRPIEGVLKTVTVSKMPDGKYFASLLVEDGIEKSESSSEGKAIGIDLGLTDFAVTSDGSKFANPRHLKKHECNLKRKQRKLSRKKKGSQNLNKARIRVAKVHAKIARAREDFHHKLSRKIVNENQVIVVEDLAVKNRVKNHNLAKSIKDVGWGQFCTMLRYKAEFEGKVYLEVGRFFPSSHLCSNTLLPLENMDLSMRSFVCPHCQERHDRDINAEINIRRNEGLRISASGGGAAALGRDVRPKA, encoded by the coding sequence CTGAATCTGTCTCAGGCATTCCAGAACTTCTTTGCAGGTAGGGCGAAGTATCCCAATTTCAAATCGAAGCATCATCGCCAGTCTGTTCAGTTTCCCCAAAACGTCACAGTAACTTCTGAGTCTGCGATTAAGTTCCCTGGTTCTCTGGGGGTTGTTGCAGCCAAGATTCACCGACCGATTGAGGGAGTATTGAAGACTGTCACGGTGTCAAAGATGCCAGATGGAAAATACTTTGCATCGCTACTGGTAGAGGACGGCATAGAAAAGTCTGAATCTTCCAGTGAGGGAAAAGCGATTGGGATTGACTTGGGGTTGACAGACTTTGCTGTTACTTCTGATGGTTCTAAGTTTGCCAATCCAAGGCATCTCAAGAAGCATGAGTGCAACCTGAAACGGAAGCAGCGCAAGCTGTCTAGAAAAAAGAAAGGTAGTCAAAATCTAAACAAAGCACGAATCAGAGTTGCTAAGGTTCATGCCAAAATTGCCAGAGCGAGAGAAGACTTTCATCACAAGCTATCCCGCAAGATAGTGAACGAAAACCAAGTGATTGTGGTGGAAGATCTAGCGGTTAAGAATAGGGTCAAGAATCACAACCTGGCCAAGTCAATCAAGGATGTTGGCTGGGGGCAGTTCTGCACCATGCTCAGATACAAAGCAGAGTTTGAAGGTAAAGTGTACCTGGAGGTTGGGCGATTCTTCCCAAGCTCTCATCTTTGCTCAAATACGCTGCTACCGCTAGAAAATATGGATTTATCGATGCGCTCGTTTGTCTGCCCTCACTGCCAAGAACGGCATGATAGGGACATCAACGCAGAGATTAATATCAGAAGAAATGAAGGCTTGCGGATTTCGGCCTCAGGAGGTGGGGCTGCTGCTCTAGGACGCGATGTAAGACCTAAGGCGTAA
- a CDS encoding DUF3288 family protein produces MAASSSSSGSSSPSLRDQQHPQYATDRDLLNQVMARAQEQPPSDWVLAEVARLRIRYQGFPGARDLQRDLDEILQQWGMSEEDLFAQTRKIHERGQVYDRSFSKRDDWA; encoded by the coding sequence ATGGCCGCATCCAGTTCGTCGTCGGGAAGCAGCAGCCCCTCCCTGCGCGACCAACAGCACCCGCAATATGCCACCGACCGCGATTTGCTCAATCAAGTGATGGCTCGTGCGCAGGAGCAGCCCCCTTCCGATTGGGTACTAGCGGAGGTGGCCCGTTTGCGCATCCGTTACCAAGGCTTTCCGGGGGCACGGGATCTGCAACGGGATCTAGATGAGATCCTGCAGCAGTGGGGCATGAGCGAAGAAGACCTGTTTGCTCAAACTCGCAAAATTCATGAGCGGGGACAGGTGTATGACCGCAGCTTTAGCAAACGAGATGACTGGGCCTAG
- a CDS encoding carboxymuconolactone decarboxylase family protein: MRIPPVTPADADKQLQKVYESLEKVYGTALNPLQVMAHKPQLMRAVMTLYGALHAENPNLPEELKELVSIRISQINGCRHYCLPYHTLQAQKYGATPAKIAAVAQSRTSTLYTEAEKLAIEYAERMTVPSMVVTDSFFAQLKAIWSEADLVELSALIGFMNFWTKVIAALDVPLDPIFAEQLHSS; encoded by the coding sequence ATGCGGATCCCTCCTGTCACCCCAGCAGATGCTGATAAGCAGCTCCAAAAAGTTTACGAAAGCCTAGAAAAAGTCTATGGCACAGCCCTCAACCCCCTGCAGGTGATGGCCCACAAGCCGCAACTGATGCGGGCGGTAATGACCCTATATGGGGCGCTCCATGCAGAAAACCCAAACCTACCAGAAGAGCTCAAAGAGCTGGTCAGTATTCGCATCTCTCAAATCAATGGCTGTCGGCACTACTGCCTGCCCTACCACACGCTACAGGCACAAAAATACGGCGCTACCCCTGCCAAAATTGCGGCGGTTGCCCAGTCCCGCACTAGCACTCTCTACACTGAGGCAGAAAAACTGGCGATCGAGTACGCCGAACGGATGACGGTGCCCAGCATGGTGGTAACCGACAGCTTCTTTGCCCAATTAAAAGCTATTTGGTCAGAGGCGGATCTAGTGGAGTTGTCGGCGCTGATCGGGTTTATGAACTTTTGGACCAAGGTGATCGCTGCCTTGGATGTGCCTTTGGATCCGATTTTTGCCGAGCAGTTGCATAGTTCTTAG
- a CDS encoding choice-of-anchor Q domain-containing protein, with the protein MLLLLGSPLATLALWAGAAEAATITVNSLDQGSVAGQCTLRDAIEAANTNAAVQGCTAGDSLPTVDTIDFSVTGIITLVTALPTITEDVVIDGPGATDLEVSGNNLVRVFDIGNNLSVEIEGLTISNGNTAGDGGGIRAGSGTTLTVSNSTLSGNSAGTRGGGIRAVTATVSNSTLSGNSANFGGGGIFASTTATVSNSTLSGNSAGSDGGGIYAVNTATVSNSTLSGNSANFGGGGIRAVTATVSNSTLSGNSANFGGGGIRAVTATVSNSTLSGNSAGTRGGGIFASTATVSNSTLSGNSANFDGGGIRAVTAATVNNSIIAGNTGSAGNEECSGSISGSKNVFGVSGNAGGCPVAGNIVPTGAISTVLQTTLAANGTTIFAGVLPGTPVLTLALVANSPALEAADPGICAAAPINNLDQRGVTRPQPASTTCDIGAFESALTEPEPTPTPTATPTPEPTPTPTPEPTPTPIPTPTPTATPTPEPTPTPTPTATPTPEPTPTPTPESPNRPPAGRLVWDPARLIVQETRQEGIPTLEVQANQLRGVVFDFRNLGGPIRVPVQVCVLVPEGLAFSSPQLPLQASTQVIIAGVASRDFTTQFIPAGQPVPAACQGTNRNGAVVVTLPDGIPAGVSGSIGFQVVLE; encoded by the coding sequence AGCAGCAGAGGCGGCAACGATTACGGTGAACAGCCTGGATCAAGGCTCTGTAGCCGGGCAGTGTACGCTGCGGGATGCCATCGAAGCGGCCAATACCAATGCCGCAGTGCAAGGCTGCACAGCAGGGGATTCTCTTCCTACTGTTGACACCATCGATTTCAGCGTCACAGGAATCATTACCCTGGTCACTGCCTTACCGACGATTACTGAAGATGTGGTGATTGACGGGCCAGGAGCAACCGACCTAGAGGTAAGTGGGAATAATTTAGTTCGGGTGTTTGATATTGGGAATAACCTCAGTGTAGAGATTGAGGGACTGACCATCAGCAATGGAAACACTGCTGGCGACGGTGGTGGCATCCGGGCAGGTAGCGGCACCACCCTGACGGTGAGCAACAGCACCCTGAGTGGCAATAGCGCAGGAACTCGGGGCGGCGGGATCCGTGCCGTTACCGCAACGGTGAGCAACAGCACCCTGAGTGGCAATAGCGCAAACTTTGGCGGCGGCGGGATCTTTGCCAGTACCACCGCAACGGTGAGCAACAGCACCCTGAGTGGCAATAGCGCAGGCAGTGATGGCGGCGGGATCTATGCCGTTAACACCGCAACGGTGAGCAACAGCACCCTGAGTGGCAATAGCGCAAACTTTGGCGGCGGCGGGATCCGTGCCGTTACCGCAACGGTGAGCAACAGCACCCTGAGTGGCAATAGCGCAAACTTTGGCGGCGGCGGGATCCGTGCCGTTACCGCAACGGTGAGCAACAGCACCCTGAGTGGCAATAGCGCAGGAACTCGGGGCGGCGGGATCTTTGCCAGTACCGCGACGGTGAGCAACAGCACCCTGAGTGGCAATAGCGCAAACTTCGATGGCGGCGGGATCCGTGCCGTTACCGCAGCAACGGTGAACAACAGTATTATCGCTGGCAACACGGGTTCTGCCGGCAATGAAGAATGTTCCGGCAGCATCAGCGGCAGCAAGAATGTCTTTGGCGTCAGTGGCAATGCTGGTGGTTGCCCCGTGGCAGGGAACATTGTGCCAACTGGGGCTATTTCCACGGTTCTGCAGACCACCCTAGCTGCCAATGGCACCACGATCTTTGCTGGGGTTCTGCCGGGAACACCGGTTCTGACCCTGGCCTTGGTAGCCAATAGCCCCGCCCTAGAGGCCGCAGACCCTGGTATCTGTGCAGCAGCCCCTATCAATAACCTCGACCAAAGAGGGGTGACTCGTCCCCAGCCGGCTAGCACCACCTGCGATATCGGGGCCTTTGAAAGTGCTCTGACAGAACCCGAGCCGACACCGACGCCCACAGCTACCCCGACCCCTGAACCAACTCCCACCCCGACACCCGAGCCCACACCCACGCCAATCCCGACACCGACGCCCACAGCTACCCCGACCCCTGAACCAACTCCCACCCCGACACCCACAGCTACCCCGACCCCTGAACCAACTCCCACCCCGACCCCAGAATCCCCCAACCGTCCCCCGGCGGGTCGTTTGGTTTGGGATCCTGCCCGGTTGATTGTGCAAGAAACCCGGCAAGAGGGGATCCCGACTTTGGAGGTGCAGGCCAACCAGTTGCGGGGGGTAGTCTTTGATTTTCGCAACTTGGGTGGGCCAATTCGGGTTCCGGTGCAAGTGTGTGTGCTGGTGCCGGAGGGACTGGCCTTCAGCTCACCGCAACTGCCGCTGCAGGCGAGTACCCAAGTGATAATCGCTGGGGTGGCCAGCCGAGATTTCACAACACAGTTCATCCCGGCTGGGCAACCCGTTCCTGCCGCTTGTCAGGGAACCAATCGCAACGGAGCGGTGGTGGTGACTCTGCCCGATGGGATCCCGGCGGGGGTGAGTGGGTCAATCGGTTTTCAAGTCGTGTTGGAGTGA
- the ndhI gene encoding NAD(P)H-quinone oxidoreductase subunit I — protein MTFLKRVSDYVGDAVNAAKYIGQGMGVVFDHMGRRPVAVQYPFEKLIPSERFRGRIHFEFDKCIACEICVRVCPIDLPVVDWAFNPELKKKELYSYSIDFGVCIFCANCVEFCPTNCLSVTEDYELAAYDRHDLNYHQAAMGRLPSKVTEDPMVTPLREFAYLPKGVIDPHELPAGSQRAGRRPEEILAEMRAAKAAKEKEAKPAAVK, from the coding sequence ATGACTTTTTTGAAGCGCGTCAGTGACTATGTGGGCGATGCAGTGAATGCCGCCAAATACATTGGCCAGGGTATGGGGGTGGTTTTTGACCATATGGGTCGGCGCCCGGTGGCGGTGCAGTATCCCTTCGAGAAGCTGATCCCGTCCGAGCGCTTCCGGGGGCGTATTCACTTCGAGTTTGACAAATGTATCGCCTGCGAAATCTGCGTGCGGGTGTGCCCGATCGATCTGCCCGTGGTGGACTGGGCCTTTAACCCGGAGCTGAAAAAGAAAGAGCTCTACAGCTACAGCATCGACTTTGGGGTGTGCATTTTCTGTGCCAACTGTGTAGAATTTTGCCCCACCAACTGTCTCTCGGTGACAGAAGATTACGAGCTGGCTGCCTACGACCGCCACGACCTCAACTATCACCAGGCGGCGATGGGCCGGCTGCCCTCTAAGGTGACGGAAGACCCGATGGTCACGCCACTACGCGAGTTTGCCTATCTGCCCAAAGGGGTGATCGATCCGCACGAGTTACCCGCCGGATCCCAGCGGGCAGGCAGACGACCTGAAGAGATTTTGGCCGAAATGCGAGCCGCCAAAGCAGCAAAAGAAAAGGAAGCCAAGCCTGCTGCTGTCAAATAG
- a CDS encoding urease accessory protein UreD has protein sequence MNFGSATLKTTRQGDYTRVWEYSQAPLQWLGGLGLGPRGSPGDPPVYYLRNPNGGLLGGDQHQIHLEIGAASALEIRTQGATRLHPGLIEQQVSIDLAPESELIWIPHPLIPGAGADFRQQVQIHLAPSARLAYAEIWTAGRLAMGECWQFERLHNYLQVWVTSLASPQDKILWLQEQMDLRFPHEQIASGSVLGSYTCWGSLYLLGDWPEPDWPSDSEHWLVKSPDPVCQGWILRQVGQRAETLWQTFQRLGSPPVHLSP, from the coding sequence GTGAACTTCGGCAGCGCCACCCTAAAAACGACTCGGCAGGGCGACTACACCCGAGTCTGGGAATATTCTCAGGCCCCTTTGCAATGGCTAGGTGGGCTAGGTCTTGGCCCGCGGGGATCCCCTGGGGATCCGCCAGTTTACTATTTACGCAACCCCAACGGCGGCTTGCTAGGAGGGGATCAACACCAAATTCATCTTGAAATTGGGGCTGCCTCTGCCCTGGAAATTCGCACCCAAGGGGCAACACGTCTGCACCCGGGCTTGATTGAGCAGCAGGTGAGCATAGACCTAGCTCCCGAAAGCGAGCTGATCTGGATCCCCCACCCTCTCATCCCCGGTGCTGGAGCCGACTTTCGCCAGCAAGTTCAGATTCACTTAGCCCCAAGTGCCCGTTTGGCCTATGCCGAGATTTGGACGGCAGGACGACTGGCCATGGGCGAATGCTGGCAATTTGAGCGGCTGCACAATTACCTACAAGTTTGGGTCACCTCCCTTGCCTCGCCACAAGACAAAATCCTGTGGCTACAAGAACAGATGGATCTCCGCTTTCCCCACGAGCAAATTGCTTCTGGATCCGTACTCGGATCCTATACCTGCTGGGGATCCCTGTATTTACTGGGGGATTGGCCAGAACCAGATTGGCCCTCTGATTCAGAACACTGGTTGGTGAAATCGCCGGATCCAGTCTGTCAAGGATGGATTTTGCGTCAGGTTGGCCAGCGAGCAGAAACCCTTTGGCAGACCTTTCAACGGTTGGGATCCCCTCCAGTGCACCTTTCCCCCTAA
- a CDS encoding helix-turn-helix domain-containing protein — MLKAIKVRIYPTDEQSITLAKHFGCTRWLWNHCLSIMTET; from the coding sequence ATGCTGAAAGCAATTAAGGTCAGAATTTATCCCACTGATGAGCAGTCCATCACGCTAGCCAAGCATTTTGGTTGTACGCGATGGCTGTGGAATCATTGCTTGTCTATCATGACGGAAACGTAA
- the nuoH gene encoding NADH-quinone oxidoreductase subunit NuoH — MNTGIDLQLGFETALQNLGLGAGVAHALWMPLPMLLLILAATLGVMVMTWLERKISAAAQQRIGPNMAGPQGVLIPIADGLKLLAKEDVLPILADPILFTLGPVLVFLPVFLCYLVVPFGQNLLISNIAIGVFFLIAISSVQPIGLLMSGYGSNNKYSLLGGLRAAAQSISYELPLALSVLAVVLMSNGLDTVGIVEQQSGLGILSWNVWRQPIGFVIFLISALAETERIPFDLPEAEEELVAGYQTEYSGMKFALFYLGSYANLLLGALIAAVLYLGGWSFVVPVETLAGVAGIPLDNPFLQIGAAALGIVMTMVKAFIFVFLAILVRWTLPRVRIDQLLDLGWKFLLPISFVNLLLTAGLKLAFPAFFGG, encoded by the coding sequence ATGAACACTGGTATTGACCTACAACTTGGCTTTGAGACCGCCCTTCAGAACTTGGGCTTGGGAGCCGGTGTGGCCCATGCTCTCTGGATGCCCTTGCCGATGTTGCTGCTGATCCTCGCCGCCACCTTAGGGGTGATGGTGATGACTTGGCTGGAGAGGAAAATCTCAGCAGCAGCCCAACAGCGCATTGGCCCGAACATGGCCGGCCCTCAGGGGGTGCTGATCCCGATTGCCGATGGCCTGAAGCTGCTCGCCAAAGAGGATGTTCTGCCGATTTTGGCAGATCCGATCCTATTTACCCTAGGGCCGGTGCTGGTATTCCTGCCGGTCTTTTTGTGTTACTTGGTGGTTCCCTTTGGCCAAAACCTGTTGATCTCTAACATTGCCATCGGCGTGTTTTTCTTGATCGCCATCTCCAGCGTGCAGCCGATTGGCTTGCTCATGTCGGGGTATGGCTCCAATAATAAGTACTCGCTGTTGGGAGGGTTGCGGGCGGCGGCCCAGTCGATTAGCTATGAGCTACCGCTGGCTTTGTCAGTGCTAGCGGTGGTGCTGATGAGCAACGGCCTCGATACGGTAGGGATTGTCGAGCAACAGAGTGGGTTGGGCATTCTCAGCTGGAACGTTTGGCGGCAACCGATTGGCTTTGTGATTTTCTTGATCTCTGCTCTGGCGGAAACGGAGCGGATCCCGTTTGATTTGCCGGAGGCTGAAGAAGAATTGGTGGCCGGCTACCAAACCGAGTATTCCGGCATGAAATTCGCCCTCTTTTACCTGGGATCCTATGCCAACTTGCTGCTGGGGGCCTTGATTGCAGCGGTGTTGTATCTGGGGGGCTGGTCATTTGTGGTGCCGGTGGAAACCCTTGCTGGAGTTGCAGGGATCCCTTTGGATAACCCTTTTCTACAGATTGGCGCGGCGGCCCTGGGCATTGTCATGACGATGGTGAAAGCGTTTATCTTCGTGTTTCTGGCCATCTTAGTGCGTTGGACGTTGCCACGGGTGCGGATTGACCAACTGCTGGATTTGGGTTGGAAATTCTTGCTGCCGATTTCGTTTGTCAACTTGCTGTTGACAGCAGGGCTGAAGCTGGCTTTCCCAGCCTTTTTCGGTGGTTGA